The Caballeronia sp. NK8 genome includes a window with the following:
- a CDS encoding GFA family protein — protein MHTRKGGCLCGAVRYVLKGEPQATAICHCTHCQKQSGSLFSYNLFVQESDYEQQGDTVFFEDQGDSGQPSYRHFCGQCGSPILTKVALMPGVVLVKAGTLDSLERILPPGTEIYTDRAAEWLSSFKGAKRFPRSP, from the coding sequence ATGCATACGAGAAAAGGGGGCTGTCTGTGCGGTGCGGTGCGCTACGTCTTGAAGGGGGAGCCGCAGGCGACCGCAATCTGTCACTGCACTCACTGCCAGAAGCAGAGCGGGAGCTTGTTTTCGTACAACTTGTTCGTTCAGGAAAGCGATTACGAGCAGCAAGGCGACACGGTGTTCTTTGAAGATCAAGGCGACAGCGGACAGCCTTCGTATCGGCACTTCTGCGGACAATGCGGGTCGCCAATTCTCACCAAGGTCGCGCTGATGCCAGGGGTCGTGTTAGTGAAGGCTGGTACGTTAGATAGCCTTGAAAGAATTCTGCCTCCAGGGACGGAAATATACACTGATCGTGCGGCAGAATGGCTTTCGTCTTTTAAGGGCGCGAAACGATTCCCGCGAAGTCCGTAG